Proteins encoded together in one Camelina sativa cultivar DH55 chromosome 9, Cs, whole genome shotgun sequence window:
- the LOC104713796 gene encoding GDSL esterase/lipase At2g23540 has translation MATTRTSTSSRVSQAFTILVFFFFLTLTASVEAAGRGVNNDKKGGGLGASFIFGDSLVDAGNNNYLSTLSRANMQPNGIDFKASGGNPTGRFTNGRTIGDIVGEELGSANYAIPFLAPNATGKALLAGVNYASGGGGIMNGTGRIFVNRLGMDVQVDFFNTTRKQFDDLLGKEKAKEYISKKSIFSITIGANDFLNNYLFPLLSVGTRFTQTPDDFIGDMLEHLRDQLTRLYQMDARKFVIGNVGPIGCIPYQKTINQLKEDECVDLANKLANQYNVKLKSLLDELNKKLPGAMFVHANVYDLVMELITNYKEYGFISATKACCGNGGQYAGIIPCGPTSSLCEERDKYVFWDPYHPSEAANVIIAKQLLYGDINVISPVNLSKLRDL, from the exons ATGGCTACGACAAGAACTTCTACGTCAAGCAGGGTCTCTCAGGCTTTCactatcctcgtcttcttcttcttcttaactctCACTGCTTCAGTGGAAGCTGCTGGTCGTGGAGTTAACAATGATAAAAAGGGCGGCGGATTAGGAGCTTCGTTCATATTTGGAGATTCTCTTGTCGATGCCGGAAATAATAATTATCTATCGACGTTGTCTAGGGCCAATATGCAGCCTAATGGTATCGATTTCAAAGCCTCCGGAGGAAATCCTACCGGCCGGTTCACCAATGGCCGGACAATTGGTGACATCGTTG GGGAAGAACTTGGGTCGGCCAACTACGCGATTCCATTCTTAGCACCGAATGCGACAGGCAAAGCTCTATTAGCCGGTGTAAATTATGCAtctggaggaggaggaatcaTGAATGGCACCGGGAGAATCTTT GTGAATAGGTTAGGTATGGATGTACAAGTTGATTTCTTCAACACTACACGGAAACAATTCGATGATCTACTTggaaaagagaaagcaaaagagtATATAAGCAAGAAATCAATATTCTCAATCACTATAGGAGCAAACGATTTCCTCAACAATTATCTATTCCCACTTCTCTCTGTCGGAACACGGTTCACTCAAACTCCTGACGATTTCATCGGCGACATGCTCGAGCATTTACGTGACCAACTAACT AGGCTATATCAAATGGATGCAAGGAAGTTTGTAATCGGTAACGTTGGACCGATTGGATGCATACCGTACCAAAAAACGATCAATCAATTAAAAGAAGACGAATGTGTGGATTTGGCTAATAAGCTAGCAAATCAATACAATGTTAAATTAAAGAGTTTATTAGATGAACTAAACAAGAAACTTCCCGGTGCAATGTTTGTCCATGCCAATGTCTACGATCTTGTAATGGAACTCATTACCAACTACAAAGAATACG GGTTTATATCCGCGACAAAGGCTTGTTGCGGTAATGGAGGACAATACGCAGGTATAATTCCGTGCGGACCTACTTCGAGTTTGTGCGAAGAGAGGGATAAATATGTGTTTTGGGATCCTTACCATCCGAGTGAAGCAGCAAATGTTATTATCGCGAAGCAATTGTTATATGGTGATATCAATGTTATATCTCCGGTTAATCTCAGCAAACTTAGAGATTTGTGA
- the LOC104713799 gene encoding putative methylesterase 6, with the protein MEKTHQKQFVLVHSVCHGAWTWYKVKTQLEDAGHCVTAVDLAASGTNMTKVKEIQTLKDYSKPLLEFLSSLGSDDDKVILVAHSMGGIPAALAADTFPCKVAAIVFLTAFMPDTRNPPAYVYETFLRSIPQEEWLDTTCGNYGEPDCPLQYTLLGPEFMTKKMYQHSPNQELESAKMLVKANPLVTNNLAGTRSFSEEGYGSVTRIYIVCGEDCVVSEDYQRWMIMNFPPKEVMEIKCSDHMPMFSTPQEVCALLLEIADKYCLN; encoded by the exons ATGGAGAAGACGCACCAGAAGCAGTTTGTGCTCGTCCATAGCGTGTGCCATGGCGCATGGACTTGGTACAAGGTGAAAACGCAGCTGGAGGATGCAGGTCACTGTGTCACAGCAGTGGATCTGGCTGCATCGGGTACAAACATGACAAAAGTTAAAGAGATTCAGACTCTGAAGGATTACAGCAAACCATTGCTTGAATTTCTGAGCTCGCTTGGCTCAGATGACGATAAGGTGATTCTTGTTGCTCATAGCATGGGAGGAATACCAGCTGCACTTGCTGCTGACACTTTCCCTTGTAAAGTTGCTGCCATTGTCTTCTTGACAGCTTTCATGCCTGACACAAGAAACCCACCAGCTTATGTATACGAAACG TTTCTCAGAAGCATACCACAAGAGGAGTGGTTAGACACCACGTGTGGAAACTATGGGGAACCTGATTGTCCTCTACAGTATACACTTTTAGGACCAGAGTTCATGACCAAGAAAATGTATCAACACTCTCCTAATCAA GAACTTGAATCGGCGAAAATGTTGGTGAAGGCAAACCCGTTAGTAACAAACAATCTAGCAGGGACAAGAAGCTTCAGTGAGGAAGGATACGGATCCGTTACACGTATATACATTGTATGCGGAGAGGATTGTGTGGTGTCAGAAGATTACCAGCGTTGGATGATCATGAACTTTCCACCAAAAGAAGTAATGGAGATCAAATGTTCTGATCATATGCCAATGTTCTCCACTCCTCAAGAAGTGTGTGCTCTTCTCCTTGAGATTGCTGATAAATATTGCCTAAATTAA
- the LOC104713798 gene encoding putative methylesterase 19 yields MEKNNQKKRFVLVHGLCHGAWTWYKVKTLLEATGHCVTAVDLAASGINMTRVEEIQTLKDYCKPLLEFMSSLGPDDDDKVILVAHSMGGIPAALAADIFPCKIAAVVFLTAFMPDTRNPPAYVFDKLVSSGSEEDCLDTVFGTYGTPDRPLEFALFGPKIMAKNLYQLSPVQDLELAKMLVRVNPVVTDSLAGTRSFSEEGYGSVTRIYIICGEDFAIPEDFQRWMIKNFPVKEVMDIKDADHMTMFSKPQELCALLLEIADKYMPK; encoded by the exons ATGGAGAAGAATAACCAGAAGAAACGGTTTGTGCTCGTCCATGGGCTGTGCCACGGTGCATGGACTTGGTACAAGGTGAAAACACTGCTGGAGGCTACAGGTCACTGTGTGACAGCAGTGGATCTGGCTGCATCGGGTATAAACATGACTAGAGTGGAAGAGATTCAAACTCTGAAGGATTACTGCAAACCATTACTTGAGTTTATGAGCTCTCTTGGCCCGGATGACGACGATAAGGTGATTCTTGTTGCGCATAGTATGGGAGGAATACCAGCTGCACTTGCTGCTGACATATTTCCTTGTAAGATTGCTGCTGTTGTCTTCTTGACAGCTTTTATGCCCGACACAAGAAACCCGCCGGCTTATGTTTTTGACAAG CTGGTCAGTAGCGGTTCAGAAGAGGACTGCTTGGACACTGTGTTTGGGACCTATGGGACACCTGATCGCCCTCTAGAGTTTGCTCTTTTTGGACCAAAGATCATGGCCAAGAATTTGTATCAACTCTCTCCGGTCCAA GATCTTGAATTAGCAAAAATGTTGGTGAGGGTAAACCCCGTCGTTACAGACAGTCTGGCAGGGACAAGAAGCTTTAGTGAGGAAGGCTACGGATCCGTTACACGTATATATATCATCTGCGGAGAGGACTTTGCGATACCCGAGGATTTCCAGCGCTGGATGATCAAGAACTTTCCAGTAAAAGAAGTAATGGATATCAAAGATGCAGATCATATGACGATGTTCTCCAAGCCTCAAGAACTCTGTGCTCTTCTTTTGGAGATTGCGGATAAATATATGCCTAAATAA
- the LOC104713797 gene encoding putative methylesterase 19 — protein sequence METKRFVLVHAVCHGAWSWYKVKTQLEAEGHCVTAVDLAASGRNMTRLEEIQTLMDYSKPLLEFMSSLGSDDEKVILVAHSMGGIPAALAAEIFPCKIAAMVFVTAFMPDTRNPPAYVFEKLIRSTPREEWLDTVFGRYGNPDCPLESILLGPTFMAKKVYQLSPVEDLVLAKLLVRVNPLVTTNLAGTKSFTEEGYGSVTRTYIICGEDNIVPEEYQRWMISNFPVKEVMEIKDADHMAMFSKPKELCALLLEVANK from the exons ATGGAGACAAAGCGGTTTGTGCTTGTGCATGCGGTCTGCCACGGCGCGTGGAGTTGGTACAAGGTGAAAACACAGCTAGAGGCTGAAGGTCACTGTGTGACCGCGGTGGATCTGGCTGCATCCGGTAGAAACATGACCAGGTTGGAAGAGATTCAGACATTGATGGATTACTCCAAACCGTTGCTTGAGTTTATGAGCTCGCTTGGCTCGGATGACGAAAAGGTGATTCTTGTTGCTCATAGTATGGGAGGAATACCCGCTGCACTTGCGGCTGAAATTTTCCCTTGTAAGATTGCTGCTATGGTCTTCGTAACAGCTTTCATGCCTGACACAAGAAACCCACCTGCTTATGTTTTCGAAAAG CTAATAAGAAGCACTCCACGAGAGGAATGGTTGGACACCGTGTTTGGGAGATACGGGAATCCAGATTGTCCTCTAGAGTCTATTCTTTTGGGACCAACGTTCATGGCTAAGAAAGTGTATCAACTGTCTCCGGTAGAA GATCTTGTATTGGCGAAATTGTTGGTAAGGGTGAACCCGTTGGTTACAACCAATCTAGCAGGGACAAAAAGCTTTACTGAGGAAGGGTATGGATCGGTTACACGTACGTATATCATATGTGGAGAGGATAATATAGTACCTGAGGAATACCAACGTTGGATGATCAGTAACTTTCCGGTAAAAGAAGTAATGGAGATCAAAGATGCAGATCATATGGCAATGTTCTCCAAGCCTAAGGAACTATGTGCTCTTCTCTTGGAGGTTGCAAATAAATAA
- the LOC104713801 gene encoding methylesterase 7-like — MDKKNQKRFVLVHGICHGAWCWHKVKPQLEAAGHSVTAVDLAASGLNMTRVEEIQTLKDYCKPLLEFMTSLGPDDGKVILVAHSMGGISASLAADIFPSKVAAIVFVASLMPDTVNPPGFFFEKLITSGPQENWMDTVITKPNGGPLEFALFGPNFMAKNLYNLSSAQDLELAKMLVRVNPFATKELAGTKSLSEEGYGSVTRIYIICGEDVAVTVDYQREMIKNFPVKEVMEIKDADHMPMFSKPQELCALLLEIADKYA, encoded by the exons ATGGATAAGAAGAACCAGAAGCGGTTTGTGCTGGTCCATGGAATCTGCCATGGCGCATGGTGTTGGCACAAGGTGAAACCGCAGCTGGAAGCTGCAGGTCACAGTGTGACCGCGGTGGACCTAGCTGCATCGGGTCTAAACATGACCAGAGTGGAAGAGATTCAGACTCTTAAGGATTACTGCAAACCGCTGCTTGAGTTTATGACCTCACTTGGCCCGGATGACGGTAAGGTGATTCTTGTTGCTCATAGCATGGGTGGCATATCCGCTTCACTTGCTGCTGACATCTTCCCTAGTAAGGTTGCTGCTATTGTCTTCGTGGCATCTCTCATGCCCGACACAGTAAACCCACCTGGCTTCTTTTTCGAAAAG CTGATCACAAGCGGTCCACAAGAGAATTGGATGGATACAGTAATTACGAAGCCTAATGGTGGTCCTCTAGAGTTTGCTCTTTTTGGACCAAACTTCATGGCCAAGAATTTGTACAACCTATCTTCAGCCCAA GATCTTGAATTGGCTAAAATGCTGGTGAGGGTAAACCCGTTCGCTACAAAGGAACTGGCAGGGACAAAAAGCTTAAGTGAGGAAGGGTACGGATCCGTTACacgtatatatatcatatgcgGAGAGGACGTTGCGGTAACCGTGGATTACCAGCGTGAGATGATCAAGAACTTCCCAGTGAAAGAAGTAATGGAGATCAAAGATGCAGATCATATGCCAATGTTCTCTAAGCCGCAAGAACTATGTGCTCTTCTCTTGGAGATTGCGGATAAATATgcctaa
- the LOC104715919 gene encoding uncharacterized protein LOC104715919, producing the protein MSNWSSDQEVDEMVEEEVDSIVEEIQYHYTHPEVPAAPIFHRVHINRDREEGHSQLWNDYFSENPTYTHAMFRRRFRMNKPLFIHIVNTIENGVPYFRQRPDATGRLGLSALQKCTAAIRMMAYGYSADALDEYLRLAETTAHQCLEKFVDGVINLFGDEYLRRPTAEDLQRLLHIGEHRGFPGMVGSIDCMHWEWKNCPTAWKGQYSRGSGKPTIVLEAVASQDLWIWHAFFGPPGTLNDINVLDRSPVFDDILEGRAPRVTYIVNGRQYKMAYYLTDGIYPKWATFIQSITLPRGRKAKLFAQYQEACRKDVERAFGVLQARFAIVKNPALFWDKRKIGKIMRACIILHNMIVEDERHDYNFYEPSEFYHGEGSETSHVDLAYSTDMATNLNNMMGNRNDVQDTEMHDRLKKDLIEHIWQKFGTTQQ; encoded by the coding sequence ATGTCTAATTGGAGTTCtgatcaagaagttgatgaaatGGTAGAGGAAGAGGTTGATAGTATAGTGGAGGAGATTCAATACCACTACACTCACCCGGAAGTACCAGCAGCTCCAATATTCCATAGAGTGCACATCAATAGAGACCGCGAAGAAGGCCACAGCCAgttgtggaatgattattttagtgagaaTCCGACATACACCCACGCTATGTTCCGTCGtcgctttagaatgaacaaaccattgttcATTCATATTGTTAATactattgagaatggagtcccATACTTTAGACAAAGACCAGATGCTACTGGAAGGCTTGGTCTTTCTGCACTTCAGAAATGCACGGCAGCtattcgtatgatggcatacGGATATTCGGCAGATGCGTTGGATGAATATTTACGACTGGCTGAAACAACCGCCCACCAATGCCTTGAAAAATTTGTAGATGGAGTTATAAATCTTTTTGGAGACGAATATCTCAGACGACCGACAGCGGAAGATCTCCAACGATTACTGCATATTGGAGAACACCGCGGTTTCCCCGGAATGGTAgggagcatagattgtatgcattgggagtggaagaattgtccaactGCATGGAAAGGACAATATTCACGTGGGTCTGGAAAACCGACAATCGTACTAGAAGCTGTGGCATCtcaagatttatggatttggcacgcatTTTTCGGACCACCAGGtacgttaaatgatatcaatgttttggaccgctcaccggtgtttgatgatatcctagAGGGCCGAGCTCCGAGAGTTACATACATTGTCAATGGACGACAATACAAAATGGCTTACTACCTCACTGACGGTATCTATCCCAAATGggcaactttcatccaatccATTACACTTCCACGTGGCcgaaaagcaaaactttttgCTCAATATCAAGAAGCATGCCggaaagatgtagagcgtgcatttggagtcttgcaagctcgatttgcaatcgtgaagaatcccgcacttttttgggataaaagaaaaatagggaaaataatgagagcatgtatcatattgcataacatgatagtcgaagacgaacgacatgacTACAATTTCTACGAACCATCAGAGTTCTATCACGGAGAAGGAAGCGAAACTTCTCATGTCGATTTAGCGTATTCTACAGATATGGCAACAAATCTAAATAACATGATGGGCAATCGAAATGACGTTCAAGATACAGAAATGCATGATCGTTTGAAAAAAGACTTAATTGagcatatctggcaaaaatttggtaCAACCCAACAATAA
- the LOC109126499 gene encoding glutathione S-transferase T3-like produces MDSTNPFGFQPYNFMNLLNSQKNSNVSNNSAQTSQPVQFSSPFSSQPIQFSDPFSSQPIQFSSPFSSQPINLSTQSESEDCIEVTVDDNEEDGGRGSRKRWTAYEDINLISAWLNTSKDPVVSNEQRLDSFWVRVAAYYKANGGGTGSNGRGASQCKARWSKINHQVNKFVGCYTQASNRKKSGESEDDVIKVAHEIYMNDIKKPFILEHCWRELKHDQKWIMEECSSKRTKLQSDGTYSSSPANDGAEMRPPGVKAAKKKGKKPASVSIDVEDGSVGKLDRIIAMKDQEQAAKERHAKMRLLDSLINKGELTPAEVILRDKLLDQMLTNI; encoded by the coding sequence ATGGATTCTACAAACCCTTTTGGTTTTCAACCTTATAATTTCATGAatcttttgaattctcaaaaaaaCTCAAACGTTTCTAATAATTCTGCACAAACCTCTCAGCCTGTCCAATTTAGCTCtccattctcttctcagcctaTCCAATTTAGCGAtccattctcttctcagcctaTTCAATTTAGCTCTCCATTCTCTTCTCAACCTATTAATCTAAGCACTCAATCAGAATCTGAAGACTGTATTGAAGTTACGGTGGACgacaatgaagaagatggaggcAGAGGAAGTAGGAAGAGGTGGACTGCATATGAGGATATCAACCTCATAAGCGCCTGGTTAAACACAAGCAAGGATCCAGTTGTAAGTAATGAGCAGCGGTTAGATAGCTTCTGGGTGAGAGTCGCTGCCTACTACAAAGCGAATGGTGGAGGGACCGGTTCAAACGGTCGAGGGGCTAGTCAATGCAAGGCAAGGTGGAGCAAGATAAACCATCAAGTTAACAAGTTTGTTGGATGTTACACACAAGCCAGTAATAGAAAGAAGAgtggagaatcagaagatgatgtgATCAAAGTGGCGCATGAGATTTACATGAACGACATCAAAAAGCCATTTATTCTAGAGCATTGCTGGAGGGAACTGAAgcatgatcagaaatggatcaTGGAGGAATGCAGTTCCAAGAGGACAAAGCTACAATCAGACGGAACATACTCTTCGAGTCCAGCCAATGATGGAGCTGAGATGAGGCCTCCGGGGGTTAAAGCTgcaaagaaaaaagggaaaaaacctGCCTCAGTGAGTATtgatgttgaagatggttcGGTGGGAAAGTTAGATCGTATAATAGCAATGAAGGATCAAGAACAAGCAGCTAAGGAGAGACACGCCAAGATGAGATTGCTAGACAGTCTGATTAACAAGGGTGAACTAACACCCGCTGAAGTTATACTTAGGGACAAACTGCTTGatcaaatgttgacaaacatCTAG
- the LOC104713804 gene encoding methylesterase 2-like, whose protein sequence is MSEEKRKQHFVLVHGACHGAWCWYKVKPLLEASGHRVTALDLAASGIDTTRSLTDISTCEQYSEPLIQLMTSLPNDEKVVLVGHSFGGMNLAIAMDKFPEKISVSVFVTALMPDTKYSPSFVVEKFASYMTPEGWMGTEHKPYGLDNSGLSVFLSTHEFMKNRLYQLSPIEDLELGQLLKRPASLFVNELSRTKNFSDKGYGSVPRAYIVCKEDKIVLEEFQRWMIDNYPANFVIEMAETDHMPMFCKPQLLSDHLLEIADKLS, encoded by the exons atgagcgaggagaagaggaagcaaCACTTCGTGCTAGTCCATGGTGCATGCCACGGCGCATGGTGCTGGTACAAGGTGAAGCCGCTGCTCGAGGCTTCGGGACATCGTGTAACCGCCTTAGACCTAGCTGCCAGCGGTATAGACACCACCAGGTCGCTTACTGACATTTCCACATGCGAACAATATTCTGAGCCATTGATTCAGCTAATGACTTCATTGCCAAATGATGAGAAGGTTGTTCTCGTTGGTCATAGCTTTGGAGGTATGAATTTAGCTATAGCCATGGATAAGTTTCCTGaaaaaatctctgtttctgtctTTGTGACTGCTCTCATGCCCGACACCAAATACTCACCCTCGTTCGTCGTGGAAAAG TTTGCAAGCTACATGACACCAGAAGGATGGATGGGCACTGAGCACAAGCCGTACGGCTTAGACAATTCTGGCTTGTCTGTGTTCTTGAGCACGCATGAGTTCATGAAGAACCGTCTCTACCAGCTTTCTCCTATTGAG GATCTTGAGCTTGGACAGCTTTTAAAGAGGCCCGCATCATTATTTGTGAACGAATTATCAAGGACAAAGAACTTTTCAGACAAAGGGTATGGATCTGTTCCTCGAGCTTACATTGTGTGCAAAGAGGACAAGATCGTCTTAGAAGAATTTCAACGATGGATGATCGATAATTATCCGGCGAATTTCGTGATTGAGATGGCAGAGACGGATCATATGCCAATGTTTTGCAAACCTCAACTACTCAGTGACCATCTATTGGAAATCGCTGACAAATTATCTTAA
- the LOC104713805 gene encoding methylesterase 1: MSEGKRKQHFVLVHGACHGAWCWYKVKPLLEAAGHLVTAVDLAASGLDITKSITDIPTCEQYSEPLTKLLTTLPNDEKVVLVGHSFGGLSLAIAMEKFPEKISVAVFLTAFMPDTEHSPSFVLEKYGSNIPPEAWLGTEFEPYGLDNSGLSMFFSREFMKLGLYQLSPIEDLELGLLLKRPGSLFVNDLSKMKNFSNERYGSVPRAFIVCREDKAIPEEHQRWMINNFPVNLVMEIEETDHMPMFCKPQQLCHHFLEIAYKFV, translated from the exons ATGAGTGAGGGAAAGAGGAAACAACACTTTGTACTAGTACATGGTGCGTGCCACGGAGCGTGGTGCTGGTACAAGGTTAAGCCACTGTTAGAGGCGGCGGGCCACCTCGTAACCGCCGTGGACTTAGCTGCCTCTGGTTTAGACATAACCAAGTCGATCACTGACATCCCTACATGTGAACAATACTCAGAGCCATTGACGAAGCTGCTGACCACATTACCAAATGATGAGAAGGTTGTCCTCGTAGGTCATAGCTTTGGTGGCTTGAGCTTAGCCATAGCCATGGAAAAGTTCCCCGAAAAAATCTCTGTCGCTGTATTCTTGACTGCTTTCATGCCCGACACCGAACACTCACCTTCCTTCGTCTTGGAGAAG TACGGAAGCAACATTCCACCAGAAGCATGGTTGGGCACCGAATTCGAACCATACGGTTTAGACAATTCCGGACTAAGTATGTTCTTTAGCCGTGAGTTCATGAAGTTGGGTCTTTACCAGCTCTCTCCTATCGAG GATCTTGAACTGGGATTGCTTTTAAAGAGGCCAGGATCATTGTTTGTTAACGATTTatcaaagatgaagaacttCTCTAATGAAAGATATGGATCTGTTCCTCGAGCGTTCATAGTGTGCAGAGAGGACAAAGCCATTCCAGAAGAACACCAAAGATGGATGATTAATAATTTTCCGGTGAATTTAGTTATGGAAATTGAGGAGACAGATCATATGCCAATGTTCTGCAAACCTCAGCAACTCTGCCATCACTTCCTGGAAATTGCTTACAAATTCGTTTAA
- the LOC104713806 gene encoding L-ascorbate oxidase homolog → MTKQTNLLLVGFLSAYCFSSVFMVNAEDPYLFFTWTVTYGTRSPLGVPQQVILINGQFPGPAIEGETNNNIVVNVINKLDEPFLITWNGIKQRKMSWQDGVLGTNCPIQPNSNWTYHFQLKDQIGTYTYFASTSMHRASGAFGALNVNQRSVIFVPYPKPDADFTLLVSDWYKMGHKELRRRLDSGRALPLPDGLLINGASRGLVFTGQHGKIYRFRVSNVGISTSINFRIQGHMMTLVEVEGSHTLQEVYESLDIHVGQSVTVLVTLKAPVKDYFIVASTRFTKPVLTTTGILSYQGSKIRPSHPLPMGPTYHIHWSMKQARTIRLNLTANAARPNPQGSFHYGTIPINRTFVLANGRARINGKLRYTVNRVSYVNPATPLKLADWFNIPGVFNFKTIMNIPTPGPSILGTSVFDVALHEYVEFVFQNNERSIQSWHLDGTSAYVVGYGSGTWNIAKRRGYNLIDAVTRHTFQVYPMSWTSILVSLDNKGMWNLRSQIWSRRYLGQELYVRVWNDEKSLYTESEPPVNALFCGKAKRPRF, encoded by the exons ATGACGAAGCAGACAAATCTCTTGCTAGTAGGGTTCTTATCGGCTTATTGTTTTAGCTCAGTTTTTATGGTAAACGCAGAGGACCCTTATCTTTTCTTCACTTGGACTGTTACTTATGGAACCCGATCTCCGTTAGGTGTTCCTCAACAG GTTATTCTTATCAATGGACAGTTCCCTGGTCCTGCAATTGAAGGTGAAACAAACAATAACATCGTTGTTAATGTCATTAACAAGCTTGATGAACCTTTCCTCATCACCTG GAACGGAATTAAACAGAGGAAGATGTCGTGGCAAGACGGAGTTTTGGGAACAAACTGTCCGATCCAACCAAACTCGAATTGGACTTACCATTTTCAACTTAAGGACCAGATCGGTACTTATACATACTTTGCTTCGACGTCTATGCACAGAGCAAGTGGTGCTTTTGGTGCACTTAACGTTAACCAGAGGTCAGTCATCTTCGTTCCTTACCCTAAACCAGACGCTGACTTCACTCTCCTCGTCAGTGATTGGTACAAGATGGGCCACAAG gAACTGCGAAGGAGGCTTGACTCAGGTCGTGCTCTTCCTCTTCCGGACGGCCTTCTCATCAATGGTGCCTCTAGAGGTTTAGTCTTTACCGGTCAACATG GCAAGATATATAGGTTTCGGGTATCAAATGTCGGGATATCGACATCAATTAACTTTAGGATTCAAGGACACATGATGACTCTCGTCGAAGTAGAAGGCTCTCACACTTTGCAAGAGGTATATGAGTCACTTGACATACACGTTGGCCAGTCTGTCACCGTGCTGGTCACACTGAAAGCTCCAGTTAAGGACTACTTCATTGTGGCTTCAACACGATTTACCAAACCGGTACTGACCACCACAGGAATCCTCAGTTACCAAGGCTCCAAAATCAGACCATCTCATCCCCTCCCCATGGGTCCTACTTACCATATCCATTGGTCCATGAAACAAGCAAGAACCATCAG GTTAAATTTGACGGCGAATGCAGCAAGGCCAAATCCACAAGGATCCTTTCACTATGGTACCATACCGATAAATCGAACTTTTGTTTTAGCCAACGGAAGAGCGAGGATCAATGGGAAACTCCGGTACACAGTGAACCGTGTGTCGTACGTTAACCCAGCAACTCCATTGAAATTAGCCGACTGGTTCAATATTCCTGGGGTGTTTAACTTTAAGACCATTATGAACATTCCTACACCAGGACCCTCCATTCTTGGAACTTCTGTCTTTGATGTGGCTCTTCATGAGTATGTCGAGTTCGTGTTCCAGAACAACGAGAGATCTATTCAATCTTGGCACCTGGACGGCACTAGCGCATATGTTGTTGG ATACGGGTCAGGCACATGGAACATAGCCAAGAGAAGAGGTTACAATTTGATTGATGCTGTTACAAGGCACACTTTTCAG GTGTATCCAATGTCGTGGACGAGCATATTGGTATCACTAGACAATAAGGGAATGTGGAATTTGAGGTCACAAATATGGTCAAGGAGATACTTAGGTCAAGAACTCTATGTTCGTGTATGGAATGACGAGAAGTCTCTTTATACTGAATCCGAGCCTCCTGTTAACGCTCTCTTCTGCGGCAAAGCCAAACGTCCTCGCTTTTGA